Below is a genomic region from Streptomyces ferrugineus.
CCCGGGGCAGGGCGACGGGGAGGCGCTGCACCGCGCGGTCCGCTCCGCCGAGGTCGCCGAGGAAGCGGGGCTCGACTCGGTCTGGCTGGCCGAGCACCACTTCGTGCCGTACGGCACCTGTCCGTCCGCGATCACCCTGGCCGCCTTACTGCTCGGCCGCACCAGCAGTCTGCGGGTCGGCACGGCGGTCACCGTGCTGCCCACCGCCCACCCTGTGTCCGTCGGCGAACAGGCCGCGCTGCTGCACATCGCCTCCGGCGGACGGTTCTCGCTGGGCGTGGGACGCGGCGGGCCCTGGGTCGACCTGGAGGTGTTCGGCTCGGGTCTCGAGGCGTACGAGGAAGGGTTCCCGGAATCACTCGATCTGCTGCTGCGCTGGCTGCGCGAGCCCTCGGTCGCGGCGTCCGGCGAGCGGTTCGACTTCCGTGAAGTCCCCGTCGTCCCCAGGCCGTCGGAGTGCCTCACGGACGTCGAGGGCCCCGAGGTCGTCGTCGCCTGCACATCGCCGCGGAGCGTGCGCCTCGCGGCCGAGCGCGGGCTGCCGATGCTGCTCGGGATGCATGTGGGCGACGAGGAGAAGGCCGAGATGGTCGCCCTGTGGCGGGAGCACGCCCGCGCGGCCGGACGACCGGCCGACGAGATCCGCGGCGCGGCCCATGTGTCGGCCGGCATCTGCCAGATCGCGGACCGGCGCACCGACGCCGTGGAGGCGCTCACGAAGGCGATGCCGGGCTGGCTCAGGCAGGGCCTGGAGGCCCATGTGACGGTGGACGGGCGTCATCGGGCGATGCGCGACCCGCTGGCGTACACCGAACTGCTCTGCGGGCTGCACCCGGTGGGCACCCCGCGCCTCGCCGCCGACCGCCTGGCGGCGACCAGCGAGCGGACCGGCATCTCCCGCTTCGCGCTGCTCGTGGAGGGCTCGGGCGATCTGGCGGCGACCGAGGAGAACGTACGGCGGCTGGGCGCCGAAGTGCTTCCGCACCTCGGCTGAATCGCCCTGGGCCCGCCGAACGGCCCGGTCCGCCAGAGGGCTTGCCGCCCCGGTACTGATTGCACCTCCCGCGTACGGAGCGGCAAGCAAGCGGTCACTGCGTCAGCAGTCCCGGAATTCCGGGGACTGGTTCAGCAGCTGACTGCGGACCGAGGTGAAGCGAGCCAGCGTCTCGTCGACCGAGGAGTCAAGCGGGAACACCGCCACCCGGTGGCAGTTCTGGAAGGCCAGTCGCACCCCGAAGTGCCGCTGCAGCGCGCCGCGTATCGCGTCACTCGCAAGCGCACGCAGCAGCTGGCCACGTGCCTGCTCGTCCGGCGGGGGCGTCAGGTTGTCGGCGAACTGACCGCCGTCGACCTTCAGCTGGGCCACCAGGGAGCTGATCATCTCCCATGCGTAGGGCAGGGAGGTCCGGACGCAGTCGACGAAGGCGGCTTCGTCGACCTCGCCTCGCTCGGCCTGT
It encodes:
- a CDS encoding LLM class flavin-dependent oxidoreductase: MRVGSFVLAARFPGQGDGEALHRAVRSAEVAEEAGLDSVWLAEHHFVPYGTCPSAITLAALLLGRTSSLRVGTAVTVLPTAHPVSVGEQAALLHIASGGRFSLGVGRGGPWVDLEVFGSGLEAYEEGFPESLDLLLRWLREPSVAASGERFDFREVPVVPRPSECLTDVEGPEVVVACTSPRSVRLAAERGLPMLLGMHVGDEEKAEMVALWREHARAAGRPADEIRGAAHVSAGICQIADRRTDAVEALTKAMPGWLRQGLEAHVTVDGRHRAMRDPLAYTELLCGLHPVGTPRLAADRLAATSERTGISRFALLVEGSGDLAATEENVRRLGAEVLPHLG
- a CDS encoding SCO5389 family protein, yielding MSLDVSPALLEQAERGEVDEAAFVDCVRTSLPYAWEMISSLVAQLKVDGGQFADNLTPPPDEQARGQLLRALASDAIRGALQRHFGVRLAFQNCHRVAVFPLDSSVDETLARFTSVRSQLLNQSPEFRDC